From Mauremys mutica isolate MM-2020 ecotype Southern chromosome 15, ASM2049712v1, whole genome shotgun sequence, one genomic window encodes:
- the LOC123350534 gene encoding histone H2B 8-like yields MPDPAKSAPAPKKGSKKAVTKTQKKGDKKRRKTRKESYSIYVYKVLKQVHPDTGISSKAMGIMNSFVNDIFERIAGEASRLAHYNKRSTITSREIQTAVRLLLPGELAKHAVSEGTKAVTKYTSSK; encoded by the coding sequence GTCCGCTCCCGCGCCCAAGAAGGGCTCCAAGAAAGCGGTGACCAAGACCCAGAAGAAGGGGGATAAGAAGCGCCGCAAGACCAGGAAGGAGAGTTACTCCATTTATGTCTACAAGGTGCTGAAGCAGGTTCACCCCGACACCGGCATCTCTTCCAAGGCCATGGGCATCATGAACTCCTTCGTCAACGACATCTTCGAGCGCATCGCCGGGGAGGCGTCTCGCCTGGCGCATTACAACAAACGCTCCACCATCACCTCCCGGGAGATCCAGACCGCCGTGCGCCTGCTGCTGCCCGGGGAGCTGGCCAAACACGCCGTGTCGGAGGGCACCAAGGCGGTTACCAAGTACACCAGCTCCAAGTAA
- the LOC123350537 gene encoding histone H4, translating to MSGRGKGGKGLGKGGAKRHRKVLRDNIQGITKPAIRRLARRGGVKRISGLIYEETRGVLKVFLENVIRDAVTYTEHAKRKTVTAMDVVYALKRQGRTLYGFGG from the coding sequence ATGTCTGGTCGCGGCAAAGGCGGGAAGGGGCTGGGTAAGGGAGGCGCTAAGAGGCACCGCAAGGTTTTACGCGATAACATCCAGGGTATTACGAAGCCTGCGATCCGCCGCTTGGCTCGTCGCGGTGGGGTGAAGCGTATCTCGGGGCTGATCTACGAAGAGACCCGTGGGGTGCTGAAGGTTTTCCTGGAGAACGTGATCCGCGATGCGGTGACCTACACCGAGCACGCCAAGCGGAAGACCGTGACGGCCATGGATGTGGTGTACGCGCTGAAACGCCAGGGGCGCACCCTGTACGGCTTTGGGGGCTGA
- the LOC123350530 gene encoding histone H2A.J-like, translating to MSGRGKQGGKVRAKAKSRSSRAGLQFPVGRVHRLLRKGNYAERVGAGAPVYMAAVLEYLTAEILELAGNAARDNKKTRIIPRHLQLAIRNDEELNKLLGKVTIAQGGVLPNIQAVLLPKKTESHKAKGK from the coding sequence ATGTCTGGCCGCGGAAAACAGGGAGGCAAAGTGCGGGCTAAGGCCAAGTCTCGCTCTTCTCGTGCTGGGCTGCAGTTTCCCGTGGGCCGCGTGCACCGGCTGCTGCGCAAGGGGAACTATGCGGAGCGAGTGGGAGCCGGCGCTCCTGTTTACATGGCTGCGGTGCTGGAGTACCTCACTGCTGAGATCTTGGAGCTGGCTGGCAACGCCGCCCGGGACAACAAGAAAACCCGCATCATCCCCCGGCACCTGCAGCTGGCCATCCGCAACGACGAGGAGCTGAACAAGCTGCTGGGCAAAGTCACCATCGCGCAGGGTGGCGTCCTGCCCAACATCCAGGCGGTGCTGCTGCCCAAGAAAACCGAGAGCCACAAAGCCAAGGGCAAGTGA